The segment ACTGCAGGTTGGCCGCGTTGCCCGAGCCGACGAGCAGCATGCCGACCAGCAGCAGCGCGAGCTGGCCGGCCGTCGCGGCCACGATGACGAGCGCGCCGCCGAGGGCACCGAGGAACCAGCCGGTACTCAGTGCCACCCGCCGGCCGTGGCTGTTCGCGAGCCGGGCCAGCGGCACCGCGAGCACGCCCGCGCCGAGCGTCATCGCCGTGGCGGCGAACCCGGCCCACGCCTTCGAGCCGGCGACCTCCTCGGCGAGCAGGCTGGCGACGCCGACGGTCGCGCCGAGACCGATGCCGCCGACGACCTGACCACCGACCAGGGTGCGTACGGAACGGGTCTGTACCGCCGCGACGTCGGCATCGGCGGTCACAGTCGCGGGGATCTCGTCAGGAACACTCGCTCAGGCTATCGACCGGCGTCCTTGGGTGCCCGGGGTGGGATTCGAACCCACACGGCTCTCGCCACCGCATTTTGAGTGCGGCATGTCTACCTGTTCCATCACCCGGGCTCGGGCGCCGGGACGGAGTATACGTGCTCAGCGGGCCGTCCGAGGCGCGTGGTATTGGTGTCACGTTCTGACCCGAATGGATGTGACGCTGGCACCATGGCGAACACGAGCGCGCGGATGTTGCGGTTGCTCTCCCTTCTGCAGACGCACAGGTACTGGCCCGGCGACGAGCTCGCCGACCGGCTGGAGGTGAGCCTGCGTACGCTGCGCCGCGACATCGACAGGCTCAGGGAGCTCGGCTACGTGGTCGACGCCAGCCGCGGCGTCGCCGGCGGCTACCAGCTGCGCGCCGGGTCGGCGCTGTCGCCGTTGCTGCTCGACGCCGACGAGGCGGTCGCCATCGCCCTCGGCCTGCACACCGCCGCCGCGGGTTCTGTCGCCGGGGACGGGGAGACCTCGCTGCAGGCGCTGTCGAAGATCGTGCAGATCATGCCGCCGCGACTGCGCCGCAGGGTCGAGGCGCTGCAGGCGTCCACGGTGCCCGCCGTGTTCGCCGTGTTCGCCGGGCCGAAGGTGGACGTCGGGGCGCTGACGACCATCGCGCAGGCGTGTCGGGACGCGGAGCGCATGCGGTTCGCGTACGTGACCCGCGACGGCGAGCAGGCGCAACGGCTGGTGGAACCGCACTGGTTGGTGCCGCTCGGCCGTCGCTAGTACCTGGTGGCCTGGGACCTGGACCGGGCGGACTGGCGCAGCTTCCGGGTGGACCGCCTGGTCGAGCCGGTGACGACCGGCGCGCGGTTCCGGCCCAGGCAGCTGCCGACCGACGACGCGGCGAGCTTCGTGCGGTCGGGCATCGCCTCGGTGCGGGACAGGCACGACGTCGTCATCCGGGTGCAGGCCGCCGAAGCCGAGGTGGCGTCGGTCGTCGGCAGGTGGGCCGAGGTGACGGCGGTTGACGAGCGGTCGTGCGTCGTACGGATGAGTGCGGAGAGCCTGGACTGGCCGGTGCTCGTGCTCGCCGCGGTGGGCGCGGAGTTCGAGGTTGTCGAACCGGCGGAGTTCCGCGACTACGTGCGGACGGTCGGGGACCTGTTCCTCCGCGCCACCGCCGGCTGACTCAGTCGGCGGGCTTGCTGGCCCTGATGACCGCGGCGTGCATGCCGTCAGCCACCTCGTGCGTGCGGGTGACCTGTACGTCGGTGAACCCGGCGGCCTCGAGCGCACGGCGGTACTCCGTCTCCGACAACGCGCCGGCGATGCAGCCGGTGTAGTCGCCGCGCTCGGCGCGCTGCTCCGGCGTCAGGTGGTCGTCGGCGATGACGTCGGAGACCCCGAACCGGCCGCCCGGCTTGGTGACCCTGAACGTCTCGGCGAACACCGCGGGCTTGTCGGTGGACAGGTTGATCACGCAGTTGGAGATCACCACGTCGACCGTCGCGGCCGGCAGCGGGATGTCCTCGATCGCGCCGCGCAGGAACTCGACGTTCGTCACCTCGG is part of the Streptosporangiales bacterium genome and harbors:
- the arsM gene encoding arsenite methyltransferase → MPDQTTELRERVRARYAAAATEVATGSNASCCSGGAVEVDEGFGGQLYAETDRDGLPAEAVAASLGCGNPFAVADLRPGETVLDLGSGGGIDVLLSARRVGAAGKAYGLDMTDEMLALANANKERAEVTNVEFLRGAIEDIPLPAATVDVVISNCVINLSTDKPAVFAETFRVTKPGGRFGVSDVIADDHLTPEQRAERGDYTGCIAGALSETEYRRALEAAGFTDVQVTRTHEVADGMHAAVIRASKPAD